The following proteins are encoded in a genomic region of Pectinophora gossypiella chromosome 6, ilPecGoss1.1, whole genome shotgun sequence:
- the LOC126367657 gene encoding uncharacterized protein LOC126367657 → MHAIQYILNPLDAICDVPRNDAVCVSNLKSAKPVDKAVLQERPDVKIFLPFRFHFYKPKDLFKENTYNNFLVAPGGDHVLSLVDEISYRAPPAPPLSQMHELNPDLFCNGDNRPANCPVDCRCTHMIDVPLNSIVEIVLVDEVQSPNLSHPFHLHGVSYNVIGMGRSPDKNIKKINLKHALDLDRKGLLHRQYNLPPFKDTLAVPNNGYVVLRLKADNPGYWLFHCHFIYHIVIGMNLILHIGTQRDLPPVPPNFPRCGHHLPSISPPQTFFPYH, encoded by the exons ATGCATGCGATACAATAT ATCCTAAACCCATTGGACGCTATATGCGACGTGCCCCGAAATGATGCGGTCTGTGTAAGCAACTTAAAGTCGGCGAAACCTGTGGACAAGGCAGTGCTACAAGAGCGACCTGATGTCAAGATCTTCTTACCATTCCGGTTCCACTTCTACAAACCTAAAGATCTCTTCAAGGAAAATACGTATAACAACTTCTTAG TTGCTCCCGGCGGTGACCACGTCTTGAGTTTGGTTGATGAAATCTCATATCgagcgccgcccgcgccgcctctATCACAGATGCATGAGCTAAATCCGGATTTATTCTGCAATGGTGACAACAGGCCTGCCAACTGTCCTGTCGACTGTCGCTGCACGCACATGATCGATGTACCCCTTAACTCTATTGTGGAGATCGTACTTGTTGATGAAG TTCAATCGCCGAATCTTTCGCACCCGTTCCATCTGCACGGCGTTTCCTATAATGTGATCGGTATGGGCCGTTCCCCGGACAAGAATATCAAGAAGATCAACTTGAAACACGCATTGGACCTCGACCGAAAAGGTCTTCTGCATCGGCAATATAACCTGCCTCCGTTCAAAGATACCCTGGCTGTACCAAATAATGGATACGTCGTGTTAAGGCTCAAGGCAGACAATCCAG GATACTGGTTGTTCCACTGCCACTTCATCTACCACATAGTTATCGGTATGAATCTGATATTGCACATCGGCACGCAACGGGACCTACCACCCGTCCCGCCCAACTTCCCTAGATGTGGTCACCACTTGCCATCAATTTCACCACCGCAGACGTTCTTTCCTTACCACTGA
- the LOC126367658 gene encoding trypsin-like, producing the protein MNICVTLILILAKCTLIFAALTNHWVVPAVPEGRIVGGHEAAPHSHPYAVSLQLRFLWVRAHFCGGTLLNQNWVLTAGHCIKESFIIRWLPMDVVAGAHNVDKFGPAAQVLTVSQRIAHPLYDGGIGPNDIAMLKTSMPFQMTKEVQPVNLPVNFKVKPDNLALTGWGVLKTTFFFPSLPENLQEVNVTYIPYDECYQAVEKLREPYEKNPLNNKANICTGPLSGGIAGCNGDSGGPLIQFPVLLGVVSWGVSPCGQKGAPTVYTKVSNYLDFINQHINT; encoded by the exons ATGAACATCTGCGTGACCCTTATTCTGATTCTCGCTAAATGTACGCTGATCTTTGCAG CGTTAACAAATCACTGGGTAGTGCCAGCCGTGCCTGAAGGCAGGATTGTTGGCGGTCATGAAGCAGCTCCCCACAGCCATCCTTACGCTGTCTCCCTCCAACTGAGGTTTCTGTGGGTGCGCGCGCATTTTTGCGGAGGCACTCTTCTCAACCAAAACTGG GTCCTGACAGCCGGCCATTGCATCAAGGAGTCATTCATCATCAGATGGCTGCCGATGGACGTGGTAGCCGGTGCTCATAATGTGGATAAATTCGGTCCTGCAGCTCAGGTCTTGACTGTGTCCCAGCGAATAGCACACCCGCTTTACGATGG TGGCATTGGACCAAACGACATAGCTATGCTGAAAACTAGTATGCCTTTTCAAATGACAAAGGAAGTTCAGCCTGTGAACCTACCTGTGAACTTCAAGGTCAAACCTGACAACTTAGCCTTGACAGGGTGGGGAGTTCTGAAGACAACCTTCTTCTTCCCAAGTCTACCAGAGAATCTCCAAGAAGTTAATGTTACCTATATCCCTTATGATG AATGCTACCAAGCAGTAGAAAAGTTGAGAGAACCCTATGAAAAGAATCCACTGAATAATAAAGCAAACATTTGCACTGGCCCACTGTCGGGGGGAATAGCAGGATGCAATGGCGACTCCGGTGGACCTCTCATACAGTTT CCTGTGCTACTTGGAGTAGTGTCTTGGGGAGTATCTCCTTGCGGACAGAAAGGAGCTCCTACAGTTTACACCAAAGTTTCAAATTACTTGGACTTCATCAATCAACACATTAATACGTAA